ATCCCGATAATAAAAAGTCTCGAATCCGCCCACTACCTGCGGAAAACAGGACACGATCAAAATGCCAAGAATGGCGGCAAACCGGCTGGGAGTCAGCCAGGAGTCCAACCCGGGACCGGTGGGGCTACCGGTGGCGGTCTTATCGTTAATAGCAGGTTGCGAATCTATCATATTCAGGCCAGAACACGATGCTAATCAAGCATCAGCAAGCTGGCGAAGCAATTGATGTCGGCCTCTTGCCAAACCAGAGCCAAGCAATTCCACTGCCAAAAAGCGTCAGTACTGAGATCAAGGCCCCAACCTGAAAGCTTCGATCCTTATACTCCAATCTTACCGAATGATTTCCGGCCGGCACTTCCAGGACTTGAAAAGCAAAATTGCCTTTCCACAACGTAACCGGCTGGTCGTCTACATAGGCGTGCCAGGGATGATAGAAAGATTGCGCCACACTTACCAAAGCCGGGGTTTTGGCATCCACCTCAAACTGGAGCCTGGTTGCTGAGAGCTGGTGCGTAGTCAGCTTTACTGTTGATGCATTCGTTGCCGAGATTTGTGATTTTGCAATCGTTGGCAGAAAAACAACTGCGCGCGGGTTGAACTCCGGCTGAAACATGCTCCTCAAGATATTGGTGCCATCAGCAAAGATGGGTTGCTGTCCCGCGGTAATCAATGGCAGAGCCGATTTGCGCGGCAGCCATTCCGCGAATTTCTCGGAGTTTGTGGCATTGGAGTTAATGTAGCCAATGCCAAGATAGTCCTTCAGCCCTTCCAGGTTCCAACCTTGCGCATCCGCGGTCAGGAGCAGCCCTGCCACTTGGTCGGAATCCCGCAAGAGGAGTGAGTAGAAACCATCCGTCTTCGGAATTTCATCGAGCAGGTTGCAGTTGTCATAGAGTGCCAGCCTGCGACAGAGATAATCCACCTTGGGATTGTTGAGGCTCGTGTACCGGACTTTCTCAATGGTTGCCAATCTGGGCATCACGCGTGGCTCACCCACTTGTGACTTGGGATTTAACATCAGTTCCTTCCTCATTATATCGGGTTCATAAACCTGGGGTGGAACAGTTGGAGTGAGATTGGGAGCATGGGTGTAAATATCGACCCAGAGCAGGACCAGCAGCGAGGTGCCGAGAATCAATTGCTTTTTAAGCAGCGTCGCACGTTGGAAAAGAATCGTGACTCCTAAAATAAGGATCAACAGGATACTCCGCATTCCTGCATTCATGAAGGTCAACGTCAGATTATCCTTTATCATCGGTTGAGATTGGGCAGACCAAATAATCCAGCCCACCAAACCTAGGAGGACGAAACCGACGGTCATGATCGAAAAGCGCGAGCCCTTCGAATTGGACAAGTCAGTTTGTATCCAAGTCATCGAGTACGCACAGAGTAATGGAAGGGCAAATACCGCCAGCACCACAAATTTTATGGGATAGCGCATGAAGCCAAGTTGTGGCAGGACTGTCTTTAGAGGTGTATAAATGGGACCTTGCGTGCCCAAGGAAATTAAAATACTGAAAATCGTGACTGCACTTAGCAACCAAACATGCTTATCTCGCACCTTCCACGCGGCCAGGAGAGCGAGAGCGACAACCCCAATTCCCACATAATGAGAAGCGGTCCAATACTGTTCGTATTGGACAAACACACCATGCCCCGCAGCAAAACAATGAAAGAGCGGCACGAGAAAGTTGGCGGGTCCTGATAGAGGCATTGCCCAGCCTGCATCGCTGTAGTTGGTATCGCGTTGTGAGTGAGACAGCAGATCCATGAAAGGCAACAGTTGCGCCGCAGACAAACCTCCCACGAGACAGCCAAGCCCAAGCGATCGAACAATCATTTTTGAGCGATTACTATTGCCCTCGGCAAATTCCAAAAGCCAGAGCAGCCCGATAAACAACCATGTTTGCAAAATCAGTTCAGGCGCTCCGCCGAGCATTTGCATCGCCCCAGCCAATCCGGCTAAAATGGTCTGCCGTCCACCCTCACGCCAGGCGCGTTGCACGCTGAACACTACCCACGGCATCCAGGCATAAACAGCCAGGTTGCTTACCCACATCAACAAGTGCCAGCTTAGACCGTTATAGGCAAAGGCCACGCCAGCAACCGCCGCCGCAAAGCGATTTCCTGTCCAACGGTAAGCCAGGAAGTACATGCCCATACCTGCTAAAAAAAGGTGCCCGACACAAAATACGCCCAACGACCAGGAAAGTGGCAGGAGCAGATAAAACAGCGATGGAGGATACAAGGCAGAGGTATTCCACTGGGCCAGGAATGGAATTCCACAGTTGTTCAATGGATTCCAAAGGGGCACCTCTCCGTTCCAAAAACTTTGACGATGGAAGAAAGCCGTGGGATAGGTAAAAACGCCGAAGTCCCGATAAAAAAACGTGGCTTGTCCGGTGATGATTTCAGGAAAAGTGGCGAATAAGAGAATACCCAAAAGTGCGGCAAACCGGCCCGGAGTAAACCAAGCGCCTAAATCATGCGTCGCGGAACTGGATTCAGTGGAGACCTTCGTCTCACTTAAAATCATGCTAACCCAATTTGCCAGACCGAACCATAAACCCAAGAAAAAAGTCAGGACGAACGCATCCAAATGGGTTTCCCCTCAAAATGTTTGCCGCAAGTTCATTTCTCTCGACACGAAGCCGAACAGTTTTTAAAATACCCTTATTGCTGGTTTTCAATAAGGGTATTTTGTTTTTCGTCACTGCTGTCCAAAATAGGCAATCTGGAACGTTGACGGCTATGCTTTTGTTCGAGATATAACCTGAAATGAGTTGCTGCTTTAGAAAACAGGTTAGAGCGTGTTCTTGACTTTTCAGCAGAGGCTTCTGGATGAGAAACTTACGCAATTCGGAATCTGCGCGAGTGCGAAATTAAAATCAAAGCAAGCCTTACAACGGTAGCAAGATGCAAAAGAACATTTAAAAGTTAAGTACACCCTCTAGCCCCTCTGTGGCTCAGAAGCAGGTCAATCAGTATCCCTTTAAATACGCATTAAAATTGGCTTTGCCCCGATAAATTCCAAATTCAATTTTGAACAGTAGTGGTTTTGCGTCACTCCAGTTCAATTCATTATTTGGTCCAGGGCGGTTTCTATTGCTGACGCATTGGCCCTGGCAGGATTTCGGAGTTGCGGCAATTCGCAAAACCAAGTGTTTTTACGCCGGATTGCGGAGGCATTAAGATGCGTCCGTCCTGAGAAAAAAGAGCCGGTCGATTGGGTGCAGGGGCGAAAGCAGAAAGGCTACTTTCCACCGAAACAGAAAAGGTGTTTGTCGCCTCGAATGAAAATCTGTCCATTGCTGATTGCCGGGGAGGCAAAGCAGGTTTCACCCAGTTCATTCTGCGCTTCCAGATGAAACTCCGCTCCCGGTTTTACCACTCGAGTAACCCCATCGTCGGACAGGAAATAAACCAGGCCGTTGGCTGAAACCAGGGAGGCATGGTGATCGCCGAATCGCTCCTGCCACAGAATTTTGCCTGAACTGGAGTCGAAACAGTTTCCCATTCCCTGATCAGAGACAATCAGGAAATAATCCCCGGAAATGATGGGCGATGGAACGTACGCTGCCCCCTTCATCGAATGCCAGGCCACATGCGTTTTGGTGACATTCCCCTGTCCATCAGGTTTGATGGCAAGAATATGATGTTCCGGAAAACCGCCGGTGATGTAAATGAGCCCGGTCTTTTCACTGTAAACCGGCGAGGCAACAAATTGTTCGGTTGGACCATCGATGATCCAGTGTAATTTGCCATTATTCGGATCATAACTGGCAACGCATTTACTCCCGGTAAGCACCATTTGCGTGCGACCACCCAACTCCCGGATCACCGGGGCACAATAACTGCGGGTATGATTCGGGCGCGGGGTTTTCCAGAGCGTCTGCCCTGTTTCTCGATCCAGCGCGACGATGTAACCATCGCCATCGTGATCTCCATTTAGAATGACCTTATCCTTGAATAGAACCGGCGAACTGCAAAAACCATGCATGCTGGCGAAGGAACCGGGATGCACCACCCATTTTTGCTCTCCTTTAAAATCATAGGCAGCGACCAGCATCTCCTTTTTATCCAAAAAGGCGACGTAAACCATTTCTCCATCGGTTACGGGCGTGCTGGAGGCAAAGGTATTGAGCCGATGTTTTCCCTCCAATGGAGCGGTGAGAACGGTTTTCTGCCAGAGCGTTTCTCCATTCTTACGATCCAGGCAGAGCAGCACGCGATCCTGTGTATCTGAAAGAGCTGTAACAATAAATACGCGGTCTTCCCAGAGGATCGGCGAGGCATGTCCGCTGCCCGGCAGTTCGATCTTCCACAAAACATTGCTCGTGGTGCTCCAATGCACGGGAACATTCTTCTCCAAGCTGGTGCCATCGCCGCGCGGCCCACGCCAGCCGGGCCAGTTTTCAGCCTTTGCACAACTGAGCAAGGCGCCAATAACAGACGCTGTGAAGAATACCCTTAAAGCCATCATGATAATGGTGCATCAATGTAGCACATGACGCTTGATTTGATGGTAAACGTCAGTCGGGTTCATTTGTCCATTGGCCAACAACTCTGGTTGGGAAGTAATGAAGATCGGATAGTCAGCTGGATTTGACGGTCTGCACCCGTGCGAGCCTTTCACCAGGGTGGCATCGAGTGGAATCACGTCCATCAACATCCGAAAGCCAAGCTTCTTCTTTAATAACTTGAGCGCAATCTTCAGTTTCACGGCCGGAATTTTCGGATCGAGAAAGAGTTCAACCGGGTCGTAGCCCGGCTTGCGATGAATGTCCACACAGCGCGCAAAGTCGGGGGCCTTGTTGTCGTCAAACCAGTAGTAATAGGTGAACCAGGCGTTCTCGTGTGAAACGGCTATGAGATCGCCGGAGCGCGGATGATTGATCCTTCGAGCCTCCTGTTGCTTGCGGTCGAGCACGTCGGCCACACCCGGTACTTTTTCGATCACGGCGCGGACCTTGTTTTCGATGGAGGGGTCGTTGAGGTAAATATGCACGGCCTGGTGATCGGCTACGGCGAACGCTCTGCTGGCACCTGCATCCAGCAACTCGAGGCCAAGCTCCTCCTTAACGGCGAGCCAATTGTTTTCGCGTAAAATCCGGTTGATATGAATGGGCGTATCGACCGGGGTTATTCCGTATTCTGAAAGCAATATCACGCGAACTGAACGTTGCTCGAAGAATTGGATTAAATCGCCCACAATGGAATCGATCCGCCGCAGGTCCTCGGTAATCCCCGGATGTTTTGGTCCCAACCGTTGCAAATTGTAATCCAGGTGCGGCAAATAAACGAGGCTCAGCGTGGGAGAATATTTGGTCTCGATCCATTTGGCGGATTCAGCAATCCAGCGTGAGCAGGCATCCGGTGCGCCTTGTGGAGTTTGCACTCCTGCTCCCGGTCCCCAAAATGTAGGGAATGGAAATTCACCGAGATCCTTCTTGATGTCAGGCCTGATGGAAAATGGCCAGGAATAGATGTCGAACACCTTCCGTCCATCGGCCGGATACATGGGCCGTGGTGTGATGGAGTAATCGGCGGTGGAATACATATTGTACCACCAGAAAAGTTTCGCGCAGGTGAAGCCAGGCTCCAATTCCCGCAGCTCCTCCCAAATTTTACGCCCGTGAACCAAATGGTTGGACTGTTTCCAAAACTGCACCTCGGCCTGCTCGTGATTGTACCAACCGTTGGCAACGATTCCGTGTTGCGAAGGAGGCAGTCCAGTCAGGTAGGTGGATTGCGAGGTGCAGGTTACAGCGGGAAATGGAGGAACAATGTTCGCCCTGGCACCTTTGGAAACAAACCGGTTGATGTGTGGAGTAGTAGGACCGAGAAGTGATTCGGTGAGTCCAACCACGTTAATGACCGCTGTGCGCTTCATGAGTTCCATTTATCCACGGACGGGCACAAATAAGCACGGAGGAAATAAACAAGCAAGCCGGCCAACGAAGAAAATTCCAACTTCCAATCGAAATTAAAAACTCAGCCAAAGGCCGGAACAATCTTTGCGCGACGGTTATGCCGATCCTGAAGCTCGAATATCGATTCGACGATTTTAGGCAATACCATGTCATGCACTTCAAAGCCGGAGCCCAACCCGTTTAACAAGGTGATCGTGAGTTCACCACCCAAATGTTCACGGAATTCCTCGAGCCCTTTCAGCACCAAAAGTGAATGATCGGAATCCACGTGCAGCAACTCGTTCGCGTATAACTCATATCCCAGTGTCTCGAGGAGTTTCAAAATTCTCTCGGTCGAGGCTGAATCGATAAAACCCATTTTGCGGGAATAGACGACATCCAGCGCAATACCGACGGCCACCGCCTCGCCATGCCGTATTTTATATTCTGAAAGTTGCTCCAGCTTGTGCGCTGCCCAATGTCCGAAGTCGAGCGGGCGGGCTGATCCGAACTCAAACGGGTCGCCCGAACTGGCAATATGATTCAAATGCAGCTCGGCGCAACGACGAATCAAGTGATGCATCGCCATCGGCTGAAATTGAGCCAGCAGACCGGCATCACGCTCGATTTCTTCAAAAAACCCTTTGTCCCGGATCAACGCAACTTTGATTGCTTCCACATAGCCCGCGCGTTTATCGCGGTCCGTAAGCGACAACAGCATGTCGAAATCATTGACCACCGCATAGGGCGGAGTGAAAGTGCCAATAAAATTCTTTTTACCGAAGGCGTTGATTCCATTTTTAACCCCCACACCGGAATCAGCCTGGCTCAAGGTCGTGGTCGGAATACGGATATGCCGAACTCCGCGATGCGCGGTCGAGGCAGCCAATCCCACCATGTCCAATAAAGCCCCTCCCCCAATTGCGATCAGATAAGAATGACGGTCGATGTGATAGCGATCGATGTGAGAGTGAATTTCGGAAACATGGAAATAGGAGTTCTTGGTTCGCTCGCCGCCTTCAATGATCATTGGCGGACAGACCAGCTTTAAGCGTTTGGATGCCGTGGAAAAGTAAGATTCAATCTCCTGAACCAATTCCGGCCGGGACTGAGACAGCGCCTCATCAATTACGACCAGCACACCATGCACCCGCTCATTTTTGTCGCGAGTTAAAACTTCCTG
The Pedosphaera parvula Ellin514 DNA segment above includes these coding regions:
- a CDS encoding PQQ-binding-like beta-propeller repeat protein — its product is MMALRVFFTASVIGALLSCAKAENWPGWRGPRGDGTSLEKNVPVHWSTTSNVLWKIELPGSGHASPILWEDRVFIVTALSDTQDRVLLCLDRKNGETLWQKTVLTAPLEGKHRLNTFASSTPVTDGEMVYVAFLDKKEMLVAAYDFKGEQKWVVHPGSFASMHGFCSSPVLFKDKVILNGDHDGDGYIVALDRETGQTLWKTPRPNHTRSYCAPVIRELGGRTQMVLTGSKCVASYDPNNGKLHWIIDGPTEQFVASPVYSEKTGLIYITGGFPEHHILAIKPDGQGNVTKTHVAWHSMKGAAYVPSPIISGDYFLIVSDQGMGNCFDSSSGKILWQERFGDHHASLVSANGLVYFLSDDGVTRVVKPGAEFHLEAQNELGETCFASPAISNGQIFIRGDKHLFCFGGK
- a CDS encoding alkaline phosphatase family protein, with amino-acid sequence MKRTAVINVVGLTESLLGPTTPHINRFVSKGARANIVPPFPAVTCTSQSTYLTGLPPSQHGIVANGWYNHEQAEVQFWKQSNHLVHGRKIWEELRELEPGFTCAKLFWWYNMYSTADYSITPRPMYPADGRKVFDIYSWPFSIRPDIKKDLGEFPFPTFWGPGAGVQTPQGAPDACSRWIAESAKWIETKYSPTLSLVYLPHLDYNLQRLGPKHPGITEDLRRIDSIVGDLIQFFEQRSVRVILLSEYGITPVDTPIHINRILRENNWLAVKEELGLELLDAGASRAFAVADHQAVHIYLNDPSIENKVRAVIEKVPGVADVLDRKQQEARRINHPRSGDLIAVSHENAWFTYYYWFDDNKAPDFARCVDIHRKPGYDPVELFLDPKIPAVKLKIALKLLKKKLGFRMLMDVIPLDATLVKGSHGCRPSNPADYPIFITSQPELLANGQMNPTDVYHQIKRHVLH
- a CDS encoding 3-dehydroquinate synthase, whose translation is MSMIHRTIQVGFDLRVFFTQKVFAPANPLLQEVLTRDKNERVHGVLVVIDEALSQSRPELVQEIESYFSTASKRLKLVCPPMIIEGGERTKNSYFHVSEIHSHIDRYHIDRHSYLIAIGGGALLDMVGLAASTAHRGVRHIRIPTTTLSQADSGVGVKNGINAFGKKNFIGTFTPPYAVVNDFDMLLSLTDRDKRAGYVEAIKVALIRDKGFFEEIERDAGLLAQFQPMAMHHLIRRCAELHLNHIASSGDPFEFGSARPLDFGHWAAHKLEQLSEYKIRHGEAVAVGIALDVVYSRKMGFIDSASTERILKLLETLGYELYANELLHVDSDHSLLVLKGLEEFREHLGGELTITLLNGLGSGFEVHDMVLPKIVESIFELQDRHNRRAKIVPAFG